The Papio anubis isolate 15944 chromosome 1, Panubis1.0, whole genome shotgun sequence genome window below encodes:
- the LOC101020272 gene encoding histone H2B type 3-B, translating into MPDPSKSAPAPKKGSKKAVTKAQKKDGKKRKRGRKESYSIYVYKVLKQVHPDTGISSKAMGIMNSFVNDIFERIASEASRLAHYNKRSTITSREVQTAVRLLLPGELAKHAVSEGTKAVTKYTSSK; encoded by the coding sequence ATGCCAGACCCGTCCAAATCGGCTCCTGCGCCCAAGAAGGGTTCTAAAAAGGCCGTCACCAAGGCGCAGAAGAAGGACGGCAAGAAGCGCAAACGCGGCCGCAAGGAGAGCTATTCTATCTACGTGTACAAGGTGCTGAAGCAGGTGCACCCCGACACCGGCATCTCGTCCAAGGCCATGGGCATCATGAACTCCTTCGTCAATGATATCTTCGAGCGCATCGCCAGCGAGGCCTCCCGCCTGGCGCACTACAACAAGCGCTCCACCATCACGTCCCGCGAAGTGCAGACGGCCGTGCGCCTGCTGCTGCCGGGCGAGCTGGCCAAGCACGCTGTGTCCGAGGGCACCAAGGCTGTCACCAAGTACACCAGCTCCAAGTGA
- the LOC101019919 gene encoding histone H2B type 3-A: MPEPSRAAPAPKKGSKKAITKAQKKDGKKRKRGRKESYSIYVYKVLKQVHPDTGISSKAMGIMNSFVNDIFERIASEASRLAHYNKRSTITSREVQTAVRLLLPGELAKHAVSEGTKAVTKYTSSK; this comes from the coding sequence ATGCCGGAGCCATCGCGGGCGGCTCCGGCTCCTAAAAAGGGCTCCAAGAAGGCCATCACCAAGGCGCAGAAGAAGGACGGCAAGAAGCGCAAACGCGGCCGCAAGGAGAGCTATTCTATCTACGTGTACAAGGTGCTGAAGCAGGTGCACCCCGACACCGGCATCTCGTCCAAGGCCATGGGCATCATGAACTCCTTCGTCAATGATATCTTCGAGCGCATCGCCAGCGAGGCCTCCCGCCTGGCGCACTACAACAAGCGCTCCACCATCACGTCCCGCGAAGTGCAGACGGCCGTGCGCCTGCTGCTGCCGGGCGAGCTGGCCAAGCACGCTGTGTCCGAGGGCACCAAGGCTGTCACCAAGTACACCAGCTCCAAGTGA
- the LOC101020627 gene encoding histone H2A type 3: MSGRGKQGGKARAKAKSRSSRAGLQFPVGRVHRLLRKGNYSERVGAGAPVYLAAVLEYLTAEILELAGNAARDNKKTRIIPRHLQLAIRNDEELNKLLGRVTIAQGGVLPNIQAVLLPKKTESHHKAKGK; this comes from the coding sequence ATGTCCGGTCGCGGTAAGCAGGGTGGCAAGGCGCGCGCCAAGGCCAAGTCGCGCTCATCGCGCGCGGGGCTGCAGTTCCCCGTGGGCCGAGTGCACCGGTTGCTCCGCAAGGGCAATTATTCCGAGCGCGTGGGGGCCGGCGCCCCGGTCTATCTGGCCGCGGTGCTGGAGTACCTGACCGCCGAGATTCTGGAGCTTGCCGGCAACGCGGCGCGCGACAACAAGAAGACGCGCATCATCCCGCGCCACCTGCAGCTTGCCATCCGCAACGACGAGGAGCTCAACAAGCTGCTGGGCCGCGTGACCATCGCGCAGGGCGGCGTCTTGCCCAACATCCAGGCCGTGCTGCTGCCCAAGAAGACGGAGAGCCACCACAAGGCCAAGGGCAAGTGA